A genome region from Hydrogenoanaerobacterium saccharovorans includes the following:
- a CDS encoding methyl-accepting chemotaxis protein codes for MKKNKKQEKSKSLSTLIMRLNAYTVAITVTITSLIALFLSNNTIHQIAVNESLSNIKVLQSEIEFKKENLITSAKAIALDSDIVGAVTMRDSAKIIAEIGKKAEALKLDAITVTDGKGVVLGRSHDPNKKGDDVSSQQNIKNALSGKDASEIESGTVIKYAVKAGVPICDKLGKIIGCISVGYQLDNPEFVDNLKAMMGDEFTIFQGDVRINTTLIDNGQRAVETKLDSKIADIVINQKKDYKGTVELFGKNYIAVYSPILSEDGSKVTGILYSGNDLTQSEQTFLFQLTLLVSTALIAIFISIFFVTRVLKRRVKTPLEKVVNAAKAIETGKIDEAVHQELASIHSKDEIGSLARSMEGAVNSVQQIADDTSVLAKAITNKDLTISIDSQRHNGIYKTIAEVIKNLFTEIKMILEQIKSTADGIVVGSGHVSSASQTLAQGATEQASSTEELAATISEIAQQINDNTANASQASVMVDETGNQVSVSSEYMIDMLTAMDEISKTSGEIAKIIKTIDDIAFQTNILALNAAVEAARAGAAGKGFAVVAEEVRNLATKSAEAAKRTADLIEKASSAVTKGSKISKDTEQALKSVVESTNKINEIVREIYDAAQRQKEGIYQINAGVDLISNVVQTNSATAEETAAASEELDGQAQLLMKMVGNYKFNNQLSGSFTPSSEEIAIGEDELMHETKMMEKY; via the coding sequence ATGAAAAAAAACAAAAAACAAGAAAAATCAAAAAGTTTAAGTACTCTTATTATGAGGTTAAATGCATACACTGTTGCAATCACAGTTACTATTACTTCTCTCATCGCACTTTTTTTATCCAATAATACAATTCACCAAATTGCTGTGAACGAATCGCTTTCCAACATCAAAGTTCTTCAATCGGAAATTGAATTTAAAAAAGAAAATCTGATTACTTCAGCGAAAGCAATCGCTCTCGATTCTGATATCGTCGGTGCCGTAACTATGAGGGATTCTGCTAAAATCATTGCAGAAATCGGTAAGAAAGCAGAAGCCCTAAAACTGGACGCAATTACAGTAACCGACGGTAAAGGGGTTGTTTTGGGGCGGTCACATGATCCGAATAAAAAAGGGGATGACGTTTCATCGCAACAAAACATTAAGAATGCACTTTCGGGGAAAGACGCATCCGAGATTGAAAGCGGTACCGTAATAAAATACGCAGTAAAAGCAGGGGTGCCAATATGCGATAAATTAGGAAAAATAATCGGTTGTATCTCTGTAGGATATCAGCTTGATAACCCTGAATTCGTAGATAATTTGAAAGCGATGATGGGCGATGAATTTACCATTTTTCAAGGTGATGTGAGAATAAACACCACACTGATCGATAACGGCCAAAGAGCAGTGGAAACAAAATTAGACAGCAAAATTGCCGATATTGTTATTAATCAAAAGAAAGATTATAAAGGCACTGTTGAATTATTTGGTAAAAACTATATAGCTGTTTACAGCCCAATCCTATCTGAGGACGGCAGCAAGGTTACCGGAATTTTATATTCGGGTAATGATTTAACACAATCAGAGCAGACTTTTCTATTTCAATTGACATTACTCGTTTCAACTGCGTTAATCGCTATTTTTATCAGTATATTCTTTGTTACCCGTGTTTTAAAAAGGCGCGTAAAAACCCCGCTTGAAAAAGTAGTAAATGCTGCAAAGGCGATTGAAACGGGCAAGATTGATGAGGCGGTTCATCAAGAGCTGGCATCCATTCACAGCAAAGACGAAATTGGCTCTTTGGCGCGCTCTATGGAAGGCGCAGTCAACTCTGTGCAACAAATTGCAGACGATACTTCTGTGCTTGCAAAAGCTATCACTAATAAAGATTTGACGATAAGCATCGATTCGCAAAGACATAACGGAATCTATAAAACAATCGCAGAGGTTATTAAAAATCTGTTTACAGAAATTAAAATGATACTGGAGCAAATCAAATCAACGGCTGACGGCATTGTTGTGGGTTCCGGCCATGTATCCTCTGCTTCGCAGACTTTGGCACAAGGTGCTACAGAACAGGCAAGTTCAACAGAAGAGCTGGCGGCAACTATTTCTGAAATTGCACAGCAAATAAATGATAATACCGCAAATGCCAGCCAGGCAAGCGTCATGGTGGACGAAACCGGTAATCAGGTATCGGTGAGCAGCGAATATATGATAGACATGCTCACGGCAATGGATGAAATTAGCAAAACCTCTGGTGAAATAGCAAAAATCATAAAAACAATTGATGATATTGCATTTCAAACCAATATTCTGGCTCTGAACGCAGCGGTTGAAGCTGCCAGAGCAGGTGCAGCCGGCAAAGGATTTGCCGTTGTTGCAGAGGAAGTTCGAAACCTTGCAACAAAAAGCGCAGAAGCTGCAAAAAGAACTGCCGATTTGATTGAAAAAGCTTCGTCTGCAGTAACAAAGGGCAGTAAAATTTCAAAAGATACCGAACAGGCATTGAAAAGTGTTGTTGAAAGCACCAATAAAATTAACGAAATTGTACGCGAAATTTACGATGCTGCTCAAAGGCAAAAAGAAGGTATCTATCAAATTAATGCAGGGGTTGACCTGATTTCGAATGTAGTACAGACAAACTCTGCAACCGCAGAAGAAACTGCCGCAGCAAGCGAGGAGCTTGACGGCCAAGCGCAGTTGCTGATGAAAATGGTAGGTAATTATAAGTTTAATAATCAGCTATCCGGCTCGTTCACGCCATCTTCAGAAGAAATTGCAATAGGCGAAGATGAACTGATGCATGAAACAAAAATGATGGAAAAATACTAA
- a CDS encoding helix-turn-helix domain-containing protein yields the protein MTFGEKLKNLRKEQGYSQEEFAQCLDVSRQAVSKWESDRGTPETEKLLQISTIFGVTLDYLLKDEQTEDNQYSKGYYVSREMIDGFLSYKRQGSKRITVGVGLIILSNIFGCVSDYRQAAMVFYWVATALGIAILVWHVFQPKHYQEIEEKTLLFDDTTIKEFRVEHEKNRKRYAVMIIIGVFILILSPELTTIVENYFDANVANGLSWVLNTAWVALFILAALALRAENMIVQNAQYMSRKNSKGRFTWVYVALPVTAIAVVIGIITNVWSPVVPIIALFCILLVTVCKLLIERRNPK from the coding sequence ATGACATTTGGTGAAAAATTAAAAAATCTTCGAAAAGAGCAAGGATATTCACAAGAGGAATTTGCACAGTGTTTAGATGTCTCGCGCCAAGCTGTGAGTAAGTGGGAGAGCGACAGAGGTACACCGGAAACAGAAAAATTATTGCAGATTAGTACCATATTTGGTGTAACCTTAGATTATCTTTTAAAAGATGAACAAACAGAAGATAACCAATATAGCAAAGGATATTATGTCAGCCGTGAGATGATTGACGGGTTTCTATCTTACAAACGGCAGGGATCAAAAAGAATTACAGTGGGTGTTGGCCTCATAATCCTTTCCAACATCTTCGGCTGCGTTTCCGATTACAGGCAAGCTGCAATGGTATTCTATTGGGTAGCTACGGCATTGGGGATAGCCATATTAGTATGGCATGTTTTCCAGCCTAAGCATTACCAAGAGATAGAGGAAAAAACACTTCTGTTTGATGACACAACAATCAAAGAGTTCAGAGTGGAGCATGAAAAAAATCGAAAGCGATATGCTGTCATGATAATCATTGGAGTTTTTATTTTAATTTTAAGCCCAGAACTTACCACAATTGTTGAAAATTATTTTGACGCTAATGTAGCAAATGGATTGTCATGGGTGTTAAACACTGCTTGGGTCGCTCTTTTTATTCTCGCAGCTCTTGCACTCCGTGCAGAAAATATGATTGTGCAAAATGCGCAATATATGTCTAGAAAAAACAGCAAAGGGCGGTTTACATGGGTCTATGTGGCTCTGCCTGTTACAGCAATAGCAGTTGTAATCGGAATCATTACAAATGTTTGGAGCCCAGTTGTACCCATCATTGCTTTGTTCTGTATCTTGTTGGTGACAGTATGTAAATTGCTGATTGAGAGGAGAAATCCTAAATGA
- a CDS encoding GDSL-type esterase/lipase family protein, translated as MRRKRQVFVNRDKKKPSAATPALVIIAISLLVALSGAYVWQMLSGDQAKLEAKKSTQSSSSTASSQASSQEDQSASSPQTSADDTQSSSGQSESASSEQASKHEQDVELDLSVAVPESERVSSSYFDDAMFVGDSITNGILSYQIMQNTTVISHTGINPDTIRTKKVFRSSSGELVTILDAMKSNIDKKKIYIMLGSNGFAWIGEDQFIEYYEDFLRSVIAQHPDAIIYIQSILPVTKAKSDSDAAYANSKIDRYNADIIALAKKLGVHYLNVAEAFKDENGALPNEASPNDGMHFSSKYYQIWFDYLKTHTIQN; from the coding sequence ATGCGAAGAAAACGTCAAGTATTTGTAAATCGAGATAAAAAAAAGCCATCTGCAGCAACACCGGCTTTGGTAATTATAGCAATATCATTGTTAGTTGCTTTAAGCGGTGCATATGTATGGCAGATGCTCAGCGGTGACCAAGCAAAGTTGGAAGCAAAAAAATCAACGCAGTCCTCATCATCTACAGCCTCGTCGCAGGCAAGTAGCCAAGAAGACCAATCTGCTTCAAGTCCCCAAACCTCCGCCGATGATACGCAATCTTCAAGCGGTCAGTCTGAATCTGCAAGCAGCGAGCAGGCATCAAAGCACGAGCAAGATGTAGAACTGGATCTTTCGGTTGCTGTACCGGAAAGTGAGCGCGTAAGCAGTTCTTATTTTGATGATGCAATGTTCGTAGGCGATTCTATTACCAACGGCATTTTGTCCTACCAAATTATGCAAAATACAACCGTTATTTCTCATACCGGCATCAACCCCGATACGATACGAACCAAAAAGGTTTTTCGCAGCAGTTCCGGTGAATTGGTTACCATTTTGGATGCAATGAAAAGCAATATAGATAAAAAGAAAATTTATATTATGCTGGGTTCAAATGGCTTTGCTTGGATAGGAGAGGATCAATTTATAGAGTATTACGAAGATTTTCTGCGTTCTGTAATAGCACAGCACCCAGATGCAATTATTTATATTCAGTCAATACTGCCTGTTACCAAAGCAAAGTCTGATTCGGACGCTGCTTATGCAAACAGCAAGATAGATCGATACAATGCGGATATTATCGCACTTGCAAAAAAACTAGGCGTACATTATTTGAATGTAGCCGAGGCATTTAAAGATGAAAATGGAGCGCTCCCAAATGAGGCAAGCCCCAACGACGGAATGCACTTTTCATCAAAATACTATCAGATTTGGTTTGACTACTTGAAAACTCATACGATACAAAACTAA
- a CDS encoding DUF4358 domain-containing protein — protein sequence MKKTLTTAIAVLLAIGAVLSGCGKHAAAQVDVSAVAQAFRDGLTFQDEMNEIAETRLGDYYPTIDVSTLNGFKMYKGASGATAEEIAVFQAKDSESVKDIEKAIETRLEDLKLQFEDYVPAEVKKITEAVTETSGSVVVLVVADDAAAAQKIVDEQLG from the coding sequence ATGAAAAAAACACTTACCACCGCTATAGCGGTTTTATTGGCAATAGGGGCTGTGCTTTCCGGCTGCGGTAAGCACGCGGCTGCACAAGTGGATGTATCTGCTGTAGCCCAGGCATTTCGCGATGGGCTGACATTTCAAGATGAAATGAACGAAATTGCTGAAACGCGTTTGGGCGACTATTACCCTACTATAGATGTAAGTACGCTGAATGGTTTCAAAATGTATAAGGGTGCATCTGGTGCAACAGCTGAGGAAATTGCCGTGTTTCAGGCTAAAGATTCAGAAAGTGTAAAAGATATCGAAAAAGCAATTGAAACCCGCCTTGAAGATTTAAAGCTCCAATTCGAGGATTATGTTCCTGCTGAGGTAAAAAAGATTACCGAAGCTGTTACAGAGACAAGTGGTAGTGTTGTAGTTTTGGTTGTGGCAGATGACGCTGCGGCTGCACAGAAGATAGTAGACGAACAACTGGGTTGA